In one Paramisgurnus dabryanus chromosome 21, PD_genome_1.1, whole genome shotgun sequence genomic region, the following are encoded:
- the atp6ap1b gene encoding V-type proton ATPase subunit S1b, with product MTEVGIEMRCRSMSAMAFASVLLFIISFHSCNAQVPLLMWTSEGYSLPHLTQPPAGHAVSVENFVSYLKSALTTAPHNVLLFQQDKLSIDDFTVYGGVFGNKQDSAFFNIEAALQASSNPLVLPSLEWSTSDSVAELFERELSIPVVHINPSTLEEIKLNPSQPSLLALHLPYTSGVHSKELLLKNDKIIGEVLAMFKSRGVPYTAVYTGLKPSTVIQETPVMVESSVGRSLLQAPPQPPVKPPVIFSNTEGKPCILLWADTLNVKNTGDWFDLGPQTFGGSANLTSSFCTDTHSSLVLNYKNVNGFQNLRMNFSMRNIFFPVSARKWSILEKVVLEFDEKKAVFNGSGIYSPAEYSFHCQTISSTESPLLVLFESDIQCTLSFTDFQIQGFGVAGGDFSYASDCAGFFTPGIWMGLLTSLLMVLILTYGLHMIMQVRTMDRFDDPKGPAISVPQSE from the exons ATGACGGAAGTTGGTATCGAAATGCGGTGTAGGAGTATGTCAGCAATGGCCTTCGCTtcagttttattatttataatctCATTTCACAGCTGTAATGCTCAAGTGCCACTGCTCATGTGGACCAGTGAGGG gtacagtttgcCACATCTGACCCAGCCACCAGCTGGCCATGCAGTGTCTGTTGAAAATTTCGTGTCTTATTTAAAATCTGCCTTGACCACTGCCCCACACAATGTTTTACTCTTTCAACAAGATAAG CTTAGCATAGATGACTTCACCGTTTATGGTGGTGTGTTTGGGAACAAGCAAGATAGTGCCTTTTTTAACATAGAG gcAGCACTTCAGGCATCATCCAATCCCCTGGTGTTGCCTTCTCTTGAATGGTCAACATCAGATTCAGTAGCAGAACTCTTTGAGCGGGAGCTGAGCATCCCGGTGGTCCACATCAACCCGAGCACTCTGGAGGAAATCAAGCTAAACCCATCACAACCTTCACTGCTGGCTCTCCACCTTCCCTACACTTCTGG TGTTCACTCAAAGGAATTGCTCCTAAAAAATG ATAAAATCATAGGAGAGGTTCTCGCCATGTTTAAATCTCGTGGCGTACCTTACACGGCTGTATACACCGGGTTGAAGCCCTCAACG GTCATTCAGGAGACCCCAGTAATGGTAGAAAGTTCTGTGGGACGATCTTTACTTCAGGCACCACCACAGCCACCTGTAAAACCTCCAGTTATATTCAGCAACACAGAGGGAAAGCCATGTATCCTGCTCTGGGCTGACACCCTCAACGTTAAAAACACAGGGGATTGGTTTGATCTGGGCCCACAGACCTTTGGTGGTTCTGCCAACTTGACTAGTTCGTTTTGCACTGACACCCATTCAAG TCTCGTCCTAAATTACAAAAATGTTAACGGGTTTCAAAACCTCAGGATGAA CTTTTCCATGCGCAACATCTTTTTTCCTGTGTCTGCTCGTAAGTGGAGCATCTTGGAGAAGGTGGTGCTAGAGTTTGATGAGAAGAAAGCGGTCTTTAATGGTAGCGGTATCTATTCTCCTGCCGAATATTCCTTCCATTGCCAGACCATAAGCAGCACTGAGAGCCCCCTGCTGGTCCTTTTTGAAAGCGATATCCAGTGCACGCTGTCTTTTACCGATTTTCAG atCCAAGGTTTCGGTGTTGCGGGTGGGGATTTCTCATATGCCAGTGATTGTGCAGGTTTCTTTACTCCGGGGATTTGGATGGGTCTGCTCACCTCTCTGCTCATGGTTCTGATCCTCACCTACGGCCTGCACATGATCATGCAAGTTCGCACCATGGACCGCTTTGATGATCCAAAAGGCCCAGCTATTTCAGTGCCTCAGTCTGAGTGA